The DNA window CAAGAACATAGTGTATGGTGTAAACGACGGCGATATCCTGGAGCAGGATCTGATAGTGTCAGCTGCCAGCTGCACCACCAACGCCATTACCCCGGTACTCAAAGCCATCAACGACAAGTATGGCATTGAGAATGGCCACGTTGAGACCATTCACTCCTACACCAACGATCAGAACCTGATTGATAACTATCACAAGGCTGATCGTCGTGGCCGCAGTGCACCACTGAACATGGTTATCACCGAAACCGGTGCAGCCAAAGCCGTGGCCAAAGCGCTGCCTGTATTGGCAGGCAAGCTCACAGGTAACGCCATCCGTGTACCTACGCCGAACGTATCCATGGCCATCATCAGCCTGAACCTGAACAGTGAAACCAACAAGGATGATATCAATACCTATCTGCGTGATATGGCGCTGCACTCGCCGCTGCAGAATCAGATTGATTTCACCGAATCCACTGAAATAGTGTCCAGCGATTTGGTCGGTTCCCGATATGCCGGCGTGGTTGATAGCCAGGCCACCATTGCAGAAGGCAAGCGCGCCATTCTGTATGTATGGTATGACAACGAGTTTGGTTACAGCTGCCAGGTTGTGGGCGTGATGCAGAAGATGTTGGGCTTGAACCACCTGTCTCTGCCTGTTTCCGAATAATTACGGATTGGCAGTGAAAAGCCCGGCTTCAGCCGGGCTTTTTGTTGGTTGGCGAAAACGAGGTCTGTGTGCTGAATTTGTCAGCGGTCGGCACAATTCTGGAAAAAAAGCCGCTATCAAGCGTTGACTGGATGGGACAAAACAGTAGAATGCATTCCGCAGTCGAGGCTTCCAAGACTGCAAGTTCATAAGCGACATTAGCTCAGTTGGTAGAGCGATACCTTGCCAAGGTATAGGTCATCGGTTCGAACCCGATATGTCGCTCCAAATCTCCGCTTTCAGCGGTATCAGATGGCGCGATGGCAGAATGGCTATGCTGCGGATTGCAAATCCGTCGATCTCGGTTCGACTCCGGGTCGCGCCTCCATTATCAAGCTTTCAAAAGTACATTCCTTAAATAATTCTCAAAGAAAACCTCAAGATATTGTCGTATTAAGACAATACAAATAAATTCATCGAATTTTATCTTTGTATGCTTTGAGCGCATTGGCGGCAATGGTATAACTACCGCATCTTTCCAACGCCCTTATTTTCAGGATGCAGTAATGATATTTTCCGATGTAGAGCTCGCCCCAGCCGATCCCATTCTTGGCCTTACCGATGCGTTCAAGGCCGATCCCCGCAGTGAAAAAATTAACCTGGGCGTGGGTATTTTCAAGGATGAGGCAGGGGATACTCCTGTGCTTGCCAGCGTCAAGCAGGCCGAGGCCATTCTGCTGGCGGAAGAATCCAGCAAGAATTATCTGGGCATAGACGGGGTTCAACTCTACAACAAAGTTGTGCAGGAATTGCTCTTTGGCAATGAGCATCAGGTCCTTAAGGACAAGCGGGCCGTAACCGCCCAGGCCCCTGGTGGAACAGGTGCACTGCGTATCGCTGCCGAATTCGTGGTGCGTAATACCCCAAGCCGGGTCGTGTGGATAAGCAATCCGACCTGGGCAAACCATAGAAGTGTATTTGAAACTGCCGGTCTGGAAGTAAAAGAATACGCCTATTACGACGCGCAAACTCAGGATCTGGATTTCGCCGGCATGTTGGCGTCGCTGGCCGATGCCCAATGCGGCGACCTGGTTTTGCTGCATGGCTGTTGTCACAATCCAACCGGTATTGATCTGAATCTGAGCCAGTGGCAGACAATAGCTGAGCTGTGTCTTGAAAAAGGCCTGGTGCCTTTGTTCGACTTCGCCTATCAGGGCTTCGGCACAGGGCTGAATGAAGATGCTGCCGGTTTGCGACTGCTGGCGGCGAAGGTGCCTGAACTCCTGGTTGCCAATTCATTCTCAAAAAACTTTGGTTTGTATAACGAGCGTATCGGTGCCGTCACCCTGATAGCGGATTCGGCAGAAACGGCTGCCGTCGCATTCAGCCAGGTTAAACGTACCATTCGTGCCAATTACTCCAATCCTCCGGCTCATGGCGCGCTGATAGTCAGTACCATACTCAGTCGCCCCGAGTTAAGAGCATTGTGGGAGCAGGAGCTGACAACTATGCGCAATCGTATAGCCGAGATGCGTACACTGTTTGTGGCCAGCCTGAAAGCAGAAGGTGTGAAACAGGACTTCAGTTTTATTGAGCGTCAGGCGGGGATGTTCAGTTTCTCGGGACTGAACAAACAGCAGGTACAGCGCTTGCGTGATGAGTTTGCCGTTTACATCGTTGGCTCCGGTCGCATCAGTGTGGCCGGCATGACCAAGGCCAATATGGACGCCATCTGTAAGGCTATTGCTGCCGTGCTGTAGTACGATAATAAAATGAAAAAGGGCTGCCTATGGCAGCCCTTTTTTGTCAGGCAATTTTTCTTGCCTGCTGCAGCAGGAGATTCAGCGCGTCAATCAGCCCGAGTCTGTCGTGCAGCCCGGGATGATGTTTCGATTGCAAGGGGAAATAGTAACAACGGCCTTCCCGATAAAT is part of the Shewanella cyperi genome and encodes:
- a CDS encoding amino acid aminotransferase, which produces MIFSDVELAPADPILGLTDAFKADPRSEKINLGVGIFKDEAGDTPVLASVKQAEAILLAEESSKNYLGIDGVQLYNKVVQELLFGNEHQVLKDKRAVTAQAPGGTGALRIAAEFVVRNTPSRVVWISNPTWANHRSVFETAGLEVKEYAYYDAQTQDLDFAGMLASLADAQCGDLVLLHGCCHNPTGIDLNLSQWQTIAELCLEKGLVPLFDFAYQGFGTGLNEDAAGLRLLAAKVPELLVANSFSKNFGLYNERIGAVTLIADSAETAAVAFSQVKRTIRANYSNPPAHGALIVSTILSRPELRALWEQELTTMRNRIAEMRTLFVASLKAEGVKQDFSFIERQAGMFSFSGLNKQQVQRLRDEFAVYIVGSGRISVAGMTKANMDAICKAIAAVL